In Sphingomonas sp., a single window of DNA contains:
- the nrdR gene encoding transcriptional regulator NrdR encodes MRCPFCSNEASQVKDSRPTDDGAAIRRRRQCEACGARFTTFERIQLRDLTVVKSGDRREPFEREKLMRSVSTACRKRPIQPAQIERLVSGIQRQLETTGESEIPSQRIGELVMEALKGLDSVAYIRFASVYKDFREAKDFEEFAGNVSEVGKS; translated from the coding sequence GTGCGCTGCCCCTTCTGTTCCAATGAAGCCAGCCAGGTAAAGGATAGCCGCCCCACCGACGACGGGGCGGCGATCCGCAGGCGCCGGCAGTGCGAGGCGTGCGGGGCGCGCTTCACGACCTTCGAGCGTATCCAGCTGCGCGATCTGACGGTCGTGAAAAGCGGAGACCGGCGCGAGCCGTTCGAGCGCGAGAAGCTGATGCGCTCGGTGTCCACCGCGTGCCGCAAGCGGCCGATCCAGCCCGCCCAGATCGAGCGGCTGGTCTCGGGCATTCAGCGCCAACTGGAAACGACGGGCGAGAGCGAAATTCCCTCCCAGCGCATCGGCGAGCTGGTGATGGAGGCGCTCAAGGGCCTGGATTCGGTGGCCTATATCCGCTTCGCCAGCGTGTATAAGGATTTCCGCGAGGCGAAGGATTTCGAGGAATTCGCCGGTAACGTCAGCGAGGTCGGCAAAAGTTGA
- the glyA gene encoding serine hydroxymethyltransferase, whose protein sequence is MSTNPVTAGLQPDGFFTKTLSEVDPAVFAGVEHELDREQHQIELIASENIVSKAVLEAQGSVFTNKYAEGYPGKRYYQGCHPSDEVEQLAIDRAKQLFDCGFANVQPHSGAQANGAVMLALTKPGDTILGLSLDAGGHLTHGARAAMSGKWFNAVQYGVRPDDHLIDYDQVAALAREHKPKLIITGGSAYPRHIDFARFRAIADEVGAMFMVDMAHFAGLVAGGVHPTPFGHAHVVTTTTHKTLRGPRGGMILTNDEAIAKKINSAVFPGLQGGPLMHVIAAKAVAFGEALRPEFKSYAAAVVENAKVLAATLKERGANLVSGGTDTHLALVDLTPLGVTGKDADEALERAAITCNKNGIPNDPLPPMKTSGIRVGSPAGTTRGFGTAEFREIGNMVADVLDGLRNKGEAGDAAVEADVKARVRALCERFPIYGG, encoded by the coding sequence ATGAGCACCAACCCCGTTACGGCAGGCCTTCAGCCGGATGGCTTCTTCACCAAAACCCTCAGCGAAGTCGATCCCGCGGTGTTCGCCGGCGTCGAGCATGAGCTGGACCGCGAGCAGCACCAGATCGAGCTGATCGCCAGCGAGAACATCGTCTCCAAGGCGGTGCTCGAGGCGCAGGGCTCGGTGTTCACCAACAAGTACGCCGAGGGCTATCCCGGCAAGCGCTATTACCAGGGCTGCCACCCGTCCGACGAGGTGGAGCAGCTGGCGATCGATCGCGCCAAGCAGCTGTTCGACTGCGGCTTCGCCAATGTCCAGCCGCACTCGGGCGCGCAGGCCAACGGCGCGGTGATGCTGGCGCTGACAAAGCCCGGCGACACCATCCTCGGCCTCAGCCTCGATGCCGGCGGCCACCTGACCCACGGCGCCCGCGCAGCGATGAGCGGCAAGTGGTTCAATGCGGTCCAGTACGGCGTGCGCCCCGACGATCACCTGATCGACTATGACCAGGTCGCCGCGCTCGCCCGCGAGCACAAGCCGAAGCTGATCATCACCGGCGGCTCGGCCTATCCGCGCCACATCGATTTCGCCCGCTTCCGCGCGATCGCGGACGAGGTCGGCGCGATGTTCATGGTCGACATGGCGCACTTCGCCGGCCTGGTCGCCGGCGGCGTCCACCCGACGCCGTTCGGCCATGCCCATGTCGTCACCACCACCACGCACAAGACGCTGCGTGGCCCGCGCGGCGGCATGATCCTGACCAATGACGAGGCGATCGCCAAGAAGATCAACTCGGCGGTGTTCCCGGGCCTGCAGGGCGGCCCGCTGATGCACGTGATCGCCGCCAAGGCAGTCGCGTTCGGCGAGGCGCTGCGCCCCGAATTCAAGAGCTATGCCGCGGCCGTGGTCGAGAACGCCAAGGTGCTGGCGGCGACGCTGAAGGAGCGCGGTGCCAACCTCGTCTCTGGCGGCACCGACACGCATCTCGCGCTGGTCGACCTCACCCCGCTGGGCGTGACCGGCAAGGACGCCGACGAGGCGCTGGAGCGCGCGGCGATCACCTGCAACAAGAATGGCATTCCCAACGATCCGCTGCCGCCGATGAAGACCAGCGGCATCCGCGTCGGCTCGCCGGCGGGCACCACCCGCGGCTTCGGCACGGCTGAGTTCCGCGAGATCGGCAACATGGTCGCCGACGTGCTCGACGGCCTGCGCAACAAGGGCGAGGCAGGCGACGCCGCGGTCGAGGCCGATGTGAAGGCCCGCGTCCGCGCGCTGTGCGAACGCTTCCCGATCTACGGCGGCTAA
- the rpiB gene encoding ribose 5-phosphate isomerase B yields MQHRIALASDHAAFAMKAELADWLRGLGHDVLDLGTNGPESVDYPDYGYRLGKSIETGEATFGIALCGSGIGISIAVNRNPAARCALVSEPLSAGLAREHNDANVIALGARMIGIEMAKACIIQFLETAFLGDRHVRRVEKLRNPERSPA; encoded by the coding sequence ATGCAACATCGCATCGCCCTCGCCTCGGATCACGCCGCCTTCGCCATGAAGGCAGAACTCGCCGATTGGTTGCGTGGCCTGGGGCATGACGTGCTCGATCTGGGCACCAACGGTCCCGAGAGCGTCGACTATCCGGACTATGGCTACCGGCTCGGCAAGTCGATCGAGACCGGGGAGGCGACCTTCGGAATCGCGCTGTGCGGATCGGGCATTGGCATCTCGATCGCGGTCAACCGCAACCCTGCCGCGCGCTGCGCGCTCGTCTCCGAGCCGCTCTCCGCCGGCCTTGCGCGCGAGCATAACGATGCCAATGTCATCGCGCTCGGCGCGCGGATGATCGGCATCGAGATGGCCAAGGCGTGCATCATCCAGTTTCTCGAAACGGCTTTCCTCGGCGACCGGCACGTCCGCCGCGTGGAGAAGCTGCGCAACCCCGAAAGGAGCCCCGCATGA
- a CDS encoding ABC transporter permease — protein sequence MMPRFLRQALTIGRRDLTATVMTPTFLLFLLSPLLMIGFGIIGGLSGQAAGAAGEARQMLVAIVPVGQQDGLRAADRELRSVFTRDSARPKLQLQDPQADMARQARALFDSDAIEAAAVLYGPLDHPTVLRRAGAEAEGRYLAALATQTLRAEHAPGIRSTARFETIAVQAPTVSGRGQAAYFSTFAIFLVTLMLSGQAVGAMAEERSNKVIEILAAAVPLESVFFGKLLGAFGSALLFVAFWGTLVANLPNLMPAGMAAGLSDLSVAVGPVFPLLLIGYFVMAYLLQSAVFLGVGSLASTQREIQMLSLPITIFQFAMFGMASYAAGNPESWVAIAAEIVPFSSPMAMAARAANAPELWPHALAFAWQGLWVAITLTIAARLFRRGVLKSGSPKRGKKAAA from the coding sequence ATGATGCCGCGTTTCCTCCGCCAGGCGCTGACCATCGGCCGCCGCGACCTCACCGCGACGGTGATGACGCCCACCTTCCTGCTCTTCCTCTTGAGCCCGCTGCTGATGATCGGCTTCGGCATCATCGGCGGGCTGAGCGGCCAGGCCGCGGGCGCCGCCGGCGAGGCCCGGCAGATGCTCGTGGCGATCGTGCCGGTCGGCCAGCAGGACGGCCTGCGCGCCGCCGACCGCGAACTGCGCAGCGTGTTCACGCGCGACTCCGCCCGGCCGAAGCTGCAGCTGCAAGATCCGCAAGCGGATATGGCGCGGCAGGCGCGGGCGCTGTTCGATTCCGATGCGATCGAGGCGGCGGCGGTGCTCTACGGGCCGCTCGATCATCCCACGGTGCTGCGCCGCGCCGGTGCCGAGGCGGAGGGGCGCTATCTCGCCGCACTCGCCACCCAGACGCTGCGCGCCGAGCACGCGCCGGGCATCCGCAGCACCGCTCGCTTCGAGACCATCGCCGTGCAGGCGCCAACCGTCAGCGGGCGCGGGCAGGCGGCCTATTTCTCCACCTTCGCCATCTTCCTGGTCACGCTGATGCTGTCGGGCCAGGCGGTGGGGGCGATGGCCGAGGAGCGCTCGAACAAGGTGATCGAGATCCTCGCCGCCGCGGTGCCGCTGGAAAGCGTGTTCTTCGGCAAGCTGCTCGGCGCGTTCGGTTCGGCGCTGCTGTTCGTCGCCTTCTGGGGCACGCTGGTCGCCAATTTGCCCAACCTGATGCCCGCGGGCATGGCGGCTGGACTGTCGGATCTGAGCGTGGCGGTGGGGCCGGTCTTCCCGCTGCTGCTGATCGGCTATTTCGTGATGGCCTATCTGCTGCAGAGCGCGGTGTTCCTCGGCGTGGGCTCGCTCGCTTCCACCCAGCGCGAGATCCAGATGCTGTCGCTGCCGATCACGATCTTCCAGTTCGCGATGTTCGGCATGGCGTCCTACGCTGCGGGCAATCCCGAGAGCTGGGTGGCGATCGCGGCCGAGATCGTGCCGTTCAGTTCGCCCATGGCGATGGCCGCCCGCGCGGCGAATGCGCCCGAGCTCTGGCCGCACGCGCTCGCCTTTGCCTGGCAGGGGCTTTGGGTGGCGATCACGCTGACCATCGCGGCGCGGCTGTTCCGGCGCGGGGTGCTCAAGTCGGGAAGCCCGAAGCGGGGGAAGAAGGCGGCGGCGTAG
- a CDS encoding ATP-binding cassette domain-containing protein — MQQLAVSASGLVKRFGDRRAVDGVGIAVPKGLIYGVLGPNGAGKTTTLRMLLGIIEPDEGERALLGSRHPRAMSDQVGYLPEERGLYPNMKCREAIAFMGALRGLPWATGRKRAGELLESAGLGHAADDKIRKLSKGMAQLVQLLGSVVHEPELLVLDEPFSGLDPVNQERLELLIRGQRDRGATILFSTHVMAHAERLCERISVIAGGKVRFEGTVDEARALLPLRARYTPHHDADAIGEMLPADAVREEGSWRFTVPDGGIEALLVRLIEAGHGISGLSIERPGLHDAFVRIVGTEALADQPETIA; from the coding sequence TTGCAGCAACTCGCCGTCAGTGCCTCCGGGCTGGTCAAGCGTTTCGGAGACCGGCGTGCCGTCGACGGCGTCGGCATCGCGGTGCCCAAGGGCCTTATCTACGGGGTGCTCGGCCCCAATGGCGCGGGCAAGACCACGACCTTACGGATGTTGCTCGGCATCATCGAGCCCGACGAAGGCGAGCGCGCCCTGCTCGGCAGCCGCCACCCGCGCGCCATGAGCGACCAGGTCGGCTATCTGCCCGAGGAGCGCGGGCTCTATCCCAATATGAAGTGTCGCGAGGCGATCGCGTTCATGGGCGCGCTGCGCGGGCTGCCCTGGGCGACGGGGCGCAAGCGGGCAGGGGAGTTGCTCGAAAGCGCGGGGCTGGGCCATGCCGCCGACGACAAGATCCGCAAGCTCTCGAAAGGCATGGCGCAGCTGGTGCAACTGCTCGGATCGGTGGTGCACGAACCCGAGCTGCTGGTGCTCGACGAACCCTTTTCGGGGCTCGATCCCGTAAACCAGGAGCGGCTGGAGCTACTGATCCGCGGCCAGCGCGATCGCGGCGCCACCATCCTCTTCTCCACCCATGTGATGGCGCATGCCGAACGGCTGTGCGAGCGCATCTCGGTGATCGCGGGCGGCAAGGTGCGGTTCGAGGGCACCGTCGACGAGGCTCGTGCGCTGCTGCCGCTCCGCGCCCGCTACACGCCGCATCATGATGCCGACGCGATCGGGGAAATGCTGCCCGCCGATGCGGTGCGCGAGGAGGGCAGCTGGCGCTTCACCGTGCCCGATGGCGGCATCGAGGCGCTGCTCGTCCGGCTGATTGAGGCGGGGCACGGCATCTCCGGCCTGTCGATCGAGCGGCCGGGGCTGCACGATGCCTTTGTCCGCATCGTCGGCACCGAGGCGCTCGCCGATCAGCCGGAGACGATCGCATGA
- the queG gene encoding tRNA epoxyqueuosine(34) reductase QueG, translated as MRQDKSIEERLKAKAAEIGFAACGVAHADAAPRTAERLRQWLDEGAHGEMLWMEERAEQRGTPRGLWPEVRSVIALGMSYAPATDPLALAGEGEVGRISVYAQGADYHDVVKRRLKELARWLVAEAPGADVKVFVDTAPVMEKPLSEAAGLGWQGKHTNLVSRSHGSWLFLGAIYTTLDLASDGPSGGGCGSCDACQTACPTGAFPAPYRIDARRCVSYLTIENKGPIPRALREGIGNRIYGCDDCLAVCPWNKFAAAAQANLAFHPRAELTVPYLADLLALDDAGFREVFAGSPIKRIGRDRMMRNCLIAAGNSGSADLIGPVVALLEDPAAVVRGAAIWALARLAPARWKVERAARAETEGDPLARAEWEGFDDPIPG; from the coding sequence GTGCGGCAAGACAAGTCCATCGAAGAACGGCTGAAGGCGAAAGCGGCGGAGATCGGCTTCGCGGCCTGCGGCGTCGCGCATGCCGACGCCGCGCCGCGCACCGCCGAGCGGCTGCGCCAATGGCTGGACGAAGGCGCGCATGGCGAGATGCTGTGGATGGAGGAGCGCGCCGAGCAGCGCGGCACCCCGAGGGGCTTGTGGCCCGAGGTGCGTTCGGTGATCGCGCTGGGGATGAGCTATGCCCCCGCCACCGATCCGCTGGCGCTGGCGGGCGAAGGCGAAGTCGGGCGCATCTCGGTCTATGCGCAGGGCGCTGACTATCATGACGTGGTCAAGCGCCGACTGAAGGAGCTCGCCCGCTGGCTGGTCGCCGAGGCGCCTGGCGCCGATGTGAAGGTCTTCGTCGATACCGCGCCGGTGATGGAAAAGCCGCTGTCCGAGGCCGCCGGGCTCGGCTGGCAGGGCAAGCACACCAATCTGGTCAGCCGCAGCCATGGCAGCTGGCTGTTCCTCGGCGCGATCTACACCACGCTCGACCTCGCCTCCGACGGCCCCAGCGGCGGCGGCTGCGGCAGCTGCGATGCCTGCCAGACCGCCTGCCCGACGGGCGCCTTCCCCGCGCCCTATCGGATCGACGCCCGCCGCTGCGTCTCCTACCTCACCATCGAGAACAAGGGGCCGATTCCGCGTGCGTTGCGCGAAGGCATCGGCAACCGCATCTATGGTTGCGACGATTGCCTGGCGGTGTGCCCCTGGAACAAGTTCGCCGCCGCCGCCCAGGCGAACCTCGCCTTCCACCCACGCGCCGAGCTGACCGTCCCCTATCTTGCCGATCTGCTGGCGCTCGATGACGCCGGCTTCCGCGAAGTCTTCGCCGGCTCCCCAATCAAGCGCATCGGACGCGACCGAATGATGCGCAACTGCCTGATCGCCGCAGGGAATAGCGGGAGCGCGGATCTGATTGGACCGGTGGTGGCGCTGCTCGAAGATCCGGCAGCGGTGGTGCGTGGCGCCGCCATATGGGCGCTTGCGCGGCTGGCGCCGGCGCGCTGGAAGGTAGAGCGTGCAGCGCGGGCGGAAACGGAGGGAGATCCCCTCGCACGCGCGGAATGGGAGGGATTTGACGACCCCATCCCAGGCTGA
- the rpsD gene encoding 30S ribosomal protein S4, with the protein MSKRSSAKHKLDRRMGENIWGRPKSPVNKREYGPGQHGQRRKGKMSDFGIQLRAKQKLKGYYGDITEKQFKRSYEDASKMKGDTGQNLIGLLEQRLDMIVYRAKFAPTIFAARQLVNHGHVRVDGEKCNIGSRRIKPGQEISLSGKAQEMALVMEAQSLAERDIPDYVAPDGAAKITFTRVPTLDEVPYPVKMEPNLVVEFYSR; encoded by the coding sequence ATGTCGAAGCGCTCCAGCGCCAAGCATAAGCTCGATCGCCGCATGGGCGAGAACATCTGGGGTCGTCCGAAGTCCCCGGTGAACAAGCGCGAGTACGGCCCGGGTCAGCACGGCCAGCGCCGTAAGGGCAAGATGTCGGACTTCGGCATCCAGCTGCGCGCCAAGCAGAAGCTCAAGGGCTATTACGGCGACATCACCGAGAAGCAGTTCAAGCGCTCGTACGAAGACGCCTCGAAGATGAAGGGCGACACCGGTCAGAACCTGATCGGCCTGCTCGAGCAGCGCCTCGACATGATCGTCTACCGCGCCAAGTTCGCTCCGACGATCTTCGCGGCCCGCCAGCTGGTCAACCACGGTCACGTCCGCGTCGACGGCGAGAAGTGCAACATCGGTTCGCGCCGCATCAAGCCGGGCCAGGAAATCAGCCTGAGCGGCAAGGCGCAGGAAATGGCGCTGGTCATGGAGGCGCAGAGCCTCGCCGAGCGCGACATCCCCGACTATGTCGCACCGGACGGCGCGGCGAAGATCACCTTCACCCGCGTGCCGACGCTCGACGAAGTGCCGTACCCGGTGAAGATGGAACCGAACCTGGTCGTCGAGTTCTACTCGCGCTAA
- a CDS encoding S9 family peptidase, with translation MKTMVRALLLASALLPAVAMAQSKDAAKFGAREHIQQISLSPDGSRVAMVEPVTGRGSALVVADVTSGATKVVLRSSGAPDRLQDCHWASDTRILCNVYLIEQAVQKLPFTRMLTLNADGTDLKVLSSRQSSNALGIMQFGGTVVDWGPDGSNGSVLMTRDFVPEYSTGTNLAKTDDGRGVELVDATTLRRKTVESARKGALEFISDGHGTVRVMGVETANATGMRTGHIIYSYRTPGSRDWKRLAELTETPTGSVGFDPYAVDRDLNVVYGFASEGGRSALYSIALDGTLTRKLVFDNASVDVDGLVRIGRQRRVVGVSYATDKRVTEFFDPELKKLRTALAKVLPGKPLVTFVDASADESKLLLFASGDSDAGTYYLYDKKTHSLGEVLASRPQLADEKLASVRPITFPAADGTLIPGYLTLPAGSDGKGLPAIVMPHGGPGARDEWGFDWLAQFFAARGYAVLQPNYRGSTGYGDAWYQKNGFQSWRTAIGDVNDGGRWLLKQGIAAPGKLGIVGWSYGGYAALQTSVLDPDLFKAIVAIAPVTDLEALRTEASGYTHYALVDAFIGHGAHVRAGSPAQNADRIKAPVLLFHGDQDLNVGVGESRLMASRLRGAGKQVDYVEFKGLDHQLEDDTVRTQMLDKSDGFLRTSLGLPAKP, from the coding sequence ATGAAAACGATGGTTCGTGCGCTGCTCCTGGCCAGCGCGCTACTGCCTGCCGTCGCGATGGCGCAGAGCAAGGATGCCGCAAAGTTCGGCGCACGCGAGCATATTCAGCAGATCAGCCTGTCGCCCGACGGTAGCCGCGTGGCGATGGTCGAGCCCGTAACCGGGCGGGGCAGTGCGCTGGTGGTGGCGGACGTCACGTCGGGCGCCACCAAGGTAGTGCTGCGGTCCTCCGGCGCGCCCGATCGGCTGCAGGATTGCCATTGGGCCAGCGACACGCGCATCCTCTGCAATGTCTACCTGATCGAGCAGGCCGTCCAGAAACTGCCGTTCACCCGCATGCTGACGCTGAATGCCGATGGCACCGACCTGAAGGTGCTCAGCTCGCGACAGAGCAGCAACGCGCTGGGGATCATGCAGTTCGGCGGCACCGTCGTCGATTGGGGACCGGACGGATCCAACGGCTCGGTGCTGATGACCCGCGACTTCGTTCCCGAATATTCGACCGGCACCAACCTTGCCAAAACCGACGACGGGCGCGGCGTGGAACTGGTGGATGCGACCACGCTGCGTCGCAAGACGGTGGAGAGCGCTCGGAAGGGGGCGCTGGAATTTATCAGCGATGGGCACGGTACCGTGCGCGTGATGGGCGTCGAAACCGCCAACGCCACCGGCATGCGCACCGGCCACATCATCTATAGCTACCGCACGCCCGGCAGCCGGGACTGGAAACGGCTCGCCGAGCTCACCGAAACGCCGACCGGTAGCGTCGGATTCGATCCCTATGCCGTCGATCGCGACCTGAACGTCGTGTACGGCTTTGCGAGCGAGGGCGGCCGGTCGGCGCTGTACAGCATCGCGCTCGACGGCACGCTTACCCGCAAGCTGGTGTTCGACAATGCCAGCGTCGATGTCGACGGGCTCGTGCGGATCGGGCGTCAGCGCCGCGTCGTCGGCGTCAGCTATGCGACCGACAAGCGGGTAACCGAATTCTTTGATCCCGAACTGAAGAAGCTGCGCACGGCACTGGCCAAGGTGCTGCCGGGCAAGCCGCTGGTCACCTTCGTCGATGCCAGCGCCGATGAATCCAAGTTGCTGCTGTTCGCGAGCGGCGACAGCGATGCGGGGACCTATTATCTGTACGACAAGAAGACGCACAGTTTGGGCGAGGTGTTGGCATCGCGGCCGCAGCTGGCGGACGAGAAGCTGGCCAGCGTGCGGCCGATCACCTTCCCCGCGGCGGACGGAACGCTGATCCCCGGCTATCTGACGCTGCCGGCGGGAAGCGACGGCAAGGGGCTGCCCGCGATCGTGATGCCGCATGGCGGCCCGGGCGCGCGGGACGAATGGGGCTTCGACTGGCTTGCGCAATTCTTCGCGGCGCGGGGCTATGCGGTGCTCCAGCCCAATTATCGCGGTTCCACCGGCTATGGCGACGCCTGGTATCAGAAGAACGGCTTCCAATCCTGGCGTACTGCGATCGGAGACGTGAACGATGGCGGGCGCTGGCTGCTGAAGCAGGGGATCGCGGCGCCCGGCAAGCTGGGTATCGTCGGCTGGTCCTATGGCGGCTATGCGGCGCTGCAGACCTCGGTGCTCGATCCCGATCTGTTCAAGGCAATCGTCGCGATCGCGCCGGTCACCGATCTGGAGGCGCTGCGCACCGAAGCATCGGGCTATACCCATTACGCGCTGGTGGATGCCTTTATCGGCCATGGCGCGCATGTCCGGGCGGGCTCGCCCGCGCAGAATGCCGATCGCATCAAGGCGCCGGTGCTGCTGTTCCACGGCGATCAGGATCTGAACGTCGGCGTGGGCGAATCGCGCCTGATGGCGTCGCGGCTGCGCGGGGCGGGCAAGCAAGTGGACTATGTCGAGTTCAAGGGGCTCGACCATCAGCTCGAGGACGATACGGTCCGCACCCAGATGCTGGACAAGAGCGACGGCTTCCTGCGCACGTCGCTCGGCCTTCCGGCCAAGCCCTGA
- a CDS encoding M28 family metallopeptidase, with protein sequence MRVSLLALALLSTTAAQAQTAPALSLDTLKTVTQTLSSDAFEGRKPTSAGEDKTIAYLIERFQKAGLKPGNKGQWVQDVPLVELSVQAPSKLAFSGGNTPVSLAYGSEAVFSTYRVTPKIDLKDSEVVFVGYGINAPERGWNDYAGLDVTGKTVVILINDPDWQTMTLDGPFGGRAMTYYGRWTYKYEEAARQGAAGAIIIHDTEPAAYGWGVVESSWGGPKLEQDTPGDHADQSQLIGWIQQDSAKALFASAGKNYAALVEAAKHKGFKAVPLGMKASASFGVGIKRQASKNVVGILPGTAKPDEVVLFSAHWDHLGHCKPVNGDDICNGAVDNATGTAGLVALAEANAKAGPAKRSMVFLAVTAEEQGLIGSQYYAEHPVYPLAKTVGGVNMDGLNIVGKAKDFVLVGAGKSELEELVKPLVAAEDRVIGVESTPEKGGYYRSDHFSFAKLGVPMLYGESGDDLVVGGKAAGAKTAEDYTDKRYHKPQDAYDPNWNWDGALSDLRIYYGLGRQLAEGSSWPNWFKDAEFRAIRDKARAGQ encoded by the coding sequence ATGCGCGTTTCGCTGCTTGCCCTCGCCCTGCTTTCGACCACCGCCGCCCAGGCCCAGACCGCACCCGCGCTCTCGCTCGACACGTTGAAAACCGTCACGCAGACCCTGTCCTCGGACGCATTCGAAGGCCGCAAGCCGACCAGCGCGGGCGAGGACAAGACGATCGCCTATCTGATCGAGCGCTTCCAGAAGGCGGGGCTCAAGCCCGGGAACAAGGGCCAGTGGGTGCAGGATGTGCCGCTGGTCGAGCTCAGCGTGCAGGCGCCGAGCAAGCTCGCCTTCAGCGGCGGCAATACGCCGGTATCGCTCGCTTATGGCAGCGAGGCGGTGTTCTCCACCTATCGTGTCACCCCGAAGATCGACCTGAAGGACAGCGAGGTCGTGTTCGTCGGCTACGGCATCAACGCGCCCGAGCGCGGCTGGAACGATTATGCCGGGCTCGACGTGACGGGGAAGACGGTCGTCATCCTGATCAACGACCCCGACTGGCAGACGATGACGCTCGACGGCCCGTTCGGTGGACGCGCGATGACCTATTATGGCCGCTGGACCTACAAGTACGAGGAGGCCGCGCGCCAGGGTGCGGCGGGCGCGATCATCATCCACGATACCGAACCCGCCGCTTATGGCTGGGGCGTGGTGGAAAGCAGCTGGGGCGGCCCCAAGCTCGAGCAGGATACGCCGGGCGACCATGCCGACCAGTCGCAGCTGATCGGCTGGATCCAGCAGGATTCGGCCAAGGCACTCTTCGCCAGCGCGGGCAAGAACTATGCGGCGCTGGTCGAGGCGGCCAAGCACAAGGGCTTCAAGGCGGTCCCGCTGGGCATGAAGGCCTCGGCCAGCTTCGGCGTGGGCATCAAGCGCCAGGCCTCGAAGAACGTCGTCGGCATCCTGCCCGGCACTGCCAAGCCGGACGAGGTGGTGCTGTTCTCGGCCCATTGGGACCATCTCGGCCACTGCAAGCCGGTGAATGGCGACGACATCTGCAACGGCGCGGTCGACAATGCGACCGGCACCGCCGGGCTGGTGGCGCTTGCCGAGGCCAATGCGAAAGCCGGTCCTGCCAAGCGCAGCATGGTGTTCCTGGCGGTGACCGCCGAGGAACAGGGCCTGATCGGCTCGCAATATTATGCCGAGCATCCGGTCTATCCGCTGGCGAAGACGGTCGGCGGCGTGAACATGGACGGGCTCAACATCGTCGGCAAGGCGAAGGATTTCGTGCTGGTCGGCGCGGGCAAATCCGAGCTGGAGGAACTGGTCAAGCCGCTGGTCGCCGCGGAGGACCGGGTGATCGGCGTGGAGTCGACGCCCGAAAAGGGCGGCTATTACCGCTCCGACCATTTCAGCTTCGCCAAGCTGGGCGTGCCGATGCTCTACGGCGAGAGCGGCGACGATCTGGTCGTCGGCGGCAAGGCGGCGGGTGCGAAGACGGCGGAGGACTATACCGACAAGCGCTACCACAAGCCGCAGGACGCATATGATCCCAACTGGAACTGGGACGGCGCGCTGTCGGACCTGCGGATCTATTACGGGCTCGGCCGTCAGCTCGCCGAGGGCAGCAGCTGGCCGAACTGGTTCAAGGACGCCGAATTTCGCGCGATCCGGGACAAGGCACGCGCGGGGCAATAA
- a CDS encoding prohibitin family protein: MAYQPGNFGGGFGWFRLLGRSWVWITIAVAAAIFGLSSFARVEPGQVGIRVNNIAGGVRPESLPVGWYVALPGTHIYQYPVFTRTYTWTASHTEQSPIDEAFSFQDKNGLSLRADVGVSYHVDPARASILFQRYRTDMDDIIAGPLRNAIRNAIVERAAQLGVEEIYGTHKAELIATATRRVQGFFAPVGLQVEQIYWAGNIVVPEAVLNQINAKIANEQQALAAKANVETAKADAEARIAKAEGDAKAIQVEAEAIRTNPEIVNLRAVEKWNGQLPTYMGGAGPMPFLNVK; this comes from the coding sequence ATGGCATATCAACCGGGGAATTTCGGTGGTGGCTTTGGCTGGTTCCGGCTGCTGGGGCGCAGCTGGGTATGGATCACGATCGCCGTCGCTGCGGCCATCTTCGGCTTGAGCAGCTTCGCGCGGGTCGAACCGGGGCAGGTGGGTATCCGGGTGAACAACATCGCCGGCGGCGTGCGGCCGGAGTCGTTGCCGGTCGGCTGGTACGTCGCGCTGCCGGGCACGCACATCTACCAATATCCGGTGTTCACCCGCACCTATACCTGGACGGCGTCGCATACCGAGCAGAGCCCGATCGACGAGGCCTTCAGCTTCCAGGACAAGAACGGCCTTTCGCTGCGGGCGGACGTGGGCGTGTCCTATCATGTCGATCCGGCGCGCGCGTCGATCCTGTTCCAGCGCTATCGGACCGACATGGACGACATCATCGCGGGCCCGCTGCGGAACGCGATCCGCAACGCGATCGTCGAGCGCGCGGCGCAGCTCGGCGTCGAGGAGATCTACGGCACCCACAAGGCCGAGCTGATCGCCACCGCGACAAGGCGCGTGCAGGGCTTCTTCGCGCCGGTGGGGCTGCAGGTCGAGCAGATCTACTGGGCGGGCAACATCGTCGTGCCCGAGGCGGTGCTCAACCAGATCAACGCCAAGATCGCCAATGAGCAGCAGGCGCTGGCGGCCAAGGCAAATGTCGAGACCGCCAAGGCCGACGCCGAGGCGCGCATCGCCAAGGCGGAAGGCGACGCCAAGGCGATCCAGGTGGAGGCGGAGGCGATCCGGACCAACCCGGAGATCGTCAATCTCCGCGCGGTGGAGAAATGGAACGGCCAGCTGCCCACCTATATGGGCGGCGCGGGGCCCATGCCGTTCCTGAATGTTAAATGA